The Parashewanella spongiae genome has a window encoding:
- a CDS encoding SDR family oxidoreductase, with the protein MDLKDKVVVITGGAGGLGLAMAHKFAEAGAKLALIDVDQEKLEKACADLGQATVQGYALDITDEEDVVAGFNYILEDLGQVNVLVNCAGILRDGMLLKAKDGEVTDRMSLAQFQSVINVNLTGSFLCGREAAAAMITSKQQGVIVNISSIAKSGNIGQTNYAASKAAVVAMSTGWAKELARYGIRSAAVAPGVIETEMTAAMKPEALERLETMVPVRRLGQADEIASTVQFIIENDYVNGRVFEIDGGLRL; encoded by the coding sequence ATGGATTTGAAAGATAAGGTAGTAGTCATCACTGGTGGAGCAGGTGGTTTAGGCCTAGCAATGGCACATAAATTTGCGGAAGCTGGTGCAAAATTGGCGCTTATCGATGTCGACCAAGAAAAACTAGAAAAAGCTTGTGCGGATCTTGGCCAAGCAACCGTTCAAGGTTACGCGTTAGACATTACTGACGAAGAAGATGTCGTCGCTGGTTTTAACTATATTCTTGAAGACTTAGGTCAAGTAAATGTATTAGTGAACTGCGCCGGTATTCTTCGAGATGGTATGTTACTTAAAGCTAAAGATGGCGAAGTAACTGATAGAATGTCTTTGGCTCAATTCCAGTCAGTTATTAACGTAAATCTTACTGGTTCATTTTTGTGTGGGCGTGAAGCCGCCGCCGCTATGATCACATCGAAACAGCAAGGTGTGATTGTTAACATTTCAAGTATCGCTAAATCAGGAAATATTGGTCAAACCAACTATGCCGCATCAAAAGCCGCGGTTGTAGCAATGAGTACTGGCTGGGCAAAAGAACTCGCTCGATATGGTATTCGCAGTGCAGCTGTTGCTCCGGGTGTTATTGAAACTGAAATGACCGCAGCAATGAAACCAGAAGCGTTAGAACGTTTAGAAACAATGGTGCCAGTAAGACGTTTAGGTCAAGCCGATGAAATCGCTTCAACTGTTCAGTTTATTATTGAAAACGATTATGTAAATGGTCGAGTATTTGAAATTGATGGTGGTCTTCGTTTGTAA